The Candidatus Methylomirabilota bacterium genome has a window encoding:
- a CDS encoding TauD/TfdA family dioxygenase — protein sequence MPVTTRQIGPCFAAEVDGVDMTKRLSEEEVDAIHAGMNEHAVLVFHDQDIDDDQQLAFTRSLGDIEHAIGTSLRAPDEYRLPTSFADVSNLDKDNNVYARDDRRRLFAIGNRLWHSDSSFKVIPAKYSLLHARSIPSKGGNTEFADMRAAYDALDAETRAEIEDLICEHSQIFSRQQLGFTDFTDEERERFKPVRQRLVRTHPATGRKSLYLASHAGGILGWPVPEARAFLRDLVEHATQRQFVYAHKWRVGDLVMWDNRRTMHRARPFPAHEPRDMRRTTLMGDGPTVPQA from the coding sequence ATGCCCGTCACTACCCGACAGATCGGGCCGTGCTTCGCCGCCGAGGTCGACGGCGTGGACATGACCAAGCGGCTGTCCGAGGAAGAGGTGGACGCGATCCATGCCGGCATGAACGAGCACGCGGTCCTCGTCTTCCACGATCAGGACATCGACGACGATCAGCAGCTCGCCTTCACCCGCAGCCTCGGGGACATCGAGCACGCCATCGGCACGAGCCTCCGCGCCCCCGACGAGTACCGCCTGCCCACGAGCTTCGCCGACGTGTCCAACCTCGACAAGGACAACAACGTGTACGCCCGGGACGACCGTCGGCGGCTCTTCGCCATCGGCAACCGCCTCTGGCATTCCGACAGCTCGTTCAAGGTGATCCCCGCGAAGTACTCGCTCCTCCACGCCCGCAGCATTCCGTCCAAGGGCGGCAACACCGAGTTCGCCGACATGCGCGCGGCCTACGACGCCCTCGACGCCGAGACCAGGGCCGAGATCGAGGATCTGATCTGCGAGCACTCGCAGATCTTCTCGCGCCAGCAGCTCGGCTTCACCGACTTCACCGACGAGGAGCGCGAGCGCTTCAAGCCGGTGCGCCAGCGCCTGGTGCGCACGCACCCCGCCACGGGGCGCAAGTCGCTCTATCTCGCCTCCCACGCTGGCGGCATCCTCGGCTGGCCGGTGCCGGAGGCGCGCGCCTTCCTGCGCGATCTCGTCGAGCACGCCACCCAGCGGCAGTTCGTCTATGCCCACAAGTGGCGGGTGGGCGATCTCGTGATGTGGGACAACCGCCGGACCATGCATCGCGCCCGGCCCTTTCCCGCCCACGAGCCGCGCGACATGCGGCGCACCACGCTCATGGGCGACGGGCCGACCGTGCCTCAGGCC
- a CDS encoding DHA2 family efflux MFS transporter permease subunit — MTSPAPDAPPISPARKWAITVTVMVVAFMQILDTSVTNVVLPHLQGSLSAGLDEVSWVITSYLAANAVVIPATGWLVGLFGRRRFFLICTTLFVVSSFVSGAAPDLTTLIVARIFQGLGGGPIIPLSQAILWEVFPFQQRGLAMAVWGVGFILGPILGPTVGGYLADEWSWRWIFYINLPVGIVGFVLASACLFDPPYLRKVARIDWWGLGLMVAGFGCLQLVLDRGEREDWFDSSTIVALTIVAVCSLAGFLIRELMADDPILDLTVFLDRNFATAAFLISIVGFGMFSGMLLVAVFTQKLLGYDAWTSGLVLAPGGLGNIFSLFASGLVTRIDQRLMLAFGCLLNAVSLYMMTSLTLGMDYWALAMPRFIQGFAVGFIFVPLSTLALATIQRHKLVNATAVYGMLRNLGGSMGIAVATTLLAQRSQVHQSTLVSHVNVWDPETVERLRRWGSHFAARGSDAFTAERQAVAMLYRETVEQAQLLAYTDDFWLLAVMFAAVPIILPFMRRIRLERPSSTGAADAERPPVRAVEEGSV, encoded by the coding sequence ATGACCTCTCCAGCCCCGGACGCGCCCCCGATCTCTCCGGCCCGTAAGTGGGCCATCACCGTCACCGTCATGGTGGTGGCCTTCATGCAGATCCTCGACACCAGCGTCACCAACGTCGTCCTCCCCCACCTGCAGGGCTCGCTGTCCGCGGGGCTGGACGAGGTGTCGTGGGTGATCACCTCCTATCTCGCCGCCAATGCCGTGGTCATTCCGGCCACCGGGTGGCTCGTCGGCCTCTTCGGGCGGAGGCGCTTCTTCCTCATCTGCACCACGCTGTTCGTGGTCAGCTCGTTCGTCTCCGGGGCCGCCCCCGACCTGACCACGCTCATCGTGGCCCGCATCTTCCAGGGCCTGGGAGGCGGTCCGATCATTCCCCTCTCCCAGGCCATCCTCTGGGAGGTCTTTCCCTTCCAGCAGCGCGGCCTCGCCATGGCCGTCTGGGGCGTCGGCTTCATCCTCGGGCCCATCCTGGGACCGACGGTGGGCGGCTATCTCGCCGACGAGTGGTCGTGGCGCTGGATCTTCTATATCAACCTGCCCGTGGGGATCGTCGGCTTCGTGCTGGCCAGCGCCTGCCTGTTCGACCCGCCGTATCTGCGCAAGGTCGCGCGGATCGACTGGTGGGGCCTGGGACTGATGGTGGCGGGCTTCGGGTGTCTTCAGCTCGTGCTCGACCGAGGCGAGCGGGAGGACTGGTTCGACTCGTCGACCATCGTCGCCCTGACCATCGTCGCCGTCTGCTCGCTCGCCGGCTTCCTGATTCGCGAGCTGATGGCCGACGATCCCATCCTGGACCTCACGGTGTTCCTCGACCGCAACTTCGCCACGGCCGCCTTCCTCATCTCGATCGTGGGCTTCGGGATGTTCTCGGGCATGCTCCTCGTCGCCGTCTTCACGCAAAAGCTCCTCGGCTACGACGCGTGGACCTCGGGGCTGGTGTTGGCGCCGGGCGGCCTCGGCAACATCTTCTCCCTGTTCGCCTCGGGGCTGGTGACCCGCATCGACCAGCGCTTGATGCTGGCCTTCGGCTGTCTGCTCAACGCCGTCAGCCTGTACATGATGACCTCCCTCACCCTGGGGATGGACTACTGGGCCCTGGCCATGCCGCGCTTCATCCAGGGGTTCGCCGTCGGCTTCATCTTCGTGCCGCTCTCTACGCTCGCCCTGGCCACCATCCAGCGCCACAAGCTCGTCAACGCCACCGCCGTCTACGGCATGCTGCGCAACCTCGGGGGCAGCATGGGAATCGCGGTGGCCACCACGCTCCTCGCGCAGCGGAGCCAGGTTCACCAGTCCACGCTGGTGAGCCACGTCAACGTGTGGGACCCGGAGACGGTGGAGCGCTTGCGGAGGTGGGGGAGCCATTTCGCGGCCCGGGGCAGCGACGCCTTCACCGCGGAGCGCCAGGCCGTGGCCATGCTCTATCGCGAAACGGTGGAGCAGGCCCAGCTGCTCGCCTACACAGATGACTTCTGGCTCCTGGCCGTGATGTTTGCCGCCGTCCCCATCATCCTTCCCTTCATGCGCCGCATCCGGCTGGAGCGGCCGTCGTCGACGGGCGCGGCGGACGCCGAGCGGCCGCCCGTGAGGGCGGTGGAGGAAGGAAGCGTGTGA
- a CDS encoding FAD-dependent oxidoreductase gives MKGTEIIVVGAGCVGANVAYRLAERGARVTVLEASAPGRGTSRASFAWTNSFGKTPRDYHDLNVASMEEHTALIKELGGSWLHQDGALAWEESPAGRERLDQAVERLAGWGYSVERIPAQEARELEPDLHIAAHVDEVVWTPGEGYVEAVPFIGALLAQASRHGARVLSGQRVTGVIRAGHRVRGVSTEKGGRFEADVVVDCAGQATDEIAHLAGVAIPLDRVPGRLIYTSPVATTLLRPIHAPGVHFRPDGAGRIVLAEAAHDHVWAESADPWPAERSLAAVAEHLPALAGGRVEATRVGVRPMPRDERPMLGGVPGLEGFYVVVSHSGVTLGPLWGRIVAAELLEGAVDPRLAPYRPARFLTARP, from the coding sequence ATGAAGGGAACCGAGATCATCGTGGTGGGCGCCGGGTGTGTGGGCGCCAATGTCGCCTATCGCCTCGCCGAGCGCGGGGCCAGGGTGACCGTGCTGGAGGCGAGCGCGCCGGGCCGCGGCACGTCGAGAGCGAGCTTTGCCTGGACCAACTCCTTCGGCAAGACGCCCCGCGACTACCACGACCTCAATGTCGCGAGCATGGAGGAGCATACCGCCCTCATCAAGGAGCTGGGGGGATCGTGGCTACACCAGGACGGCGCCCTGGCCTGGGAAGAGTCCCCGGCGGGGCGGGAGCGGCTCGATCAGGCGGTGGAGCGGCTCGCGGGGTGGGGCTATTCCGTCGAGCGCATCCCGGCGCAAGAGGCCCGGGAGCTGGAGCCGGATCTCCACATCGCGGCCCACGTCGACGAGGTCGTGTGGACGCCCGGCGAGGGCTACGTGGAGGCGGTGCCTTTCATCGGGGCGCTTCTGGCTCAGGCCTCTCGTCACGGCGCCCGCGTCCTGTCCGGCCAGCGCGTGACGGGGGTGATCCGCGCCGGCCACCGCGTGCGAGGCGTGAGCACCGAGAAGGGCGGCCGCTTCGAGGCCGACGTGGTGGTCGATTGCGCGGGCCAAGCCACGGATGAGATCGCCCACCTCGCGGGAGTGGCCATCCCCCTCGATCGCGTCCCGGGCCGGCTCATCTACACGTCGCCCGTGGCCACGACGCTCCTTCGGCCCATCCACGCGCCCGGCGTCCACTTCAGGCCCGACGGAGCAGGGCGCATCGTGCTCGCCGAGGCCGCTCACGACCACGTGTGGGCCGAGTCCGCCGATCCCTGGCCGGCCGAGCGCTCGCTGGCCGCGGTGGCCGAGCACCTGCCCGCCCTCGCCGGCGGCCGGGTCGAGGCCACGCGCGTCGGCGTGCGGCCCATGCCCCGCGACGAGAGACCGATGCTTGGCGGTGTCCCCGGCCTCGAGGGCTTCTACGTCGTCGTCTCGCACAGCGGGGTCACCTTGGGCCCGCTCTGGGGGCGGATCGTCGCCGCCGAGCTTCTCGAGGGCGCCGTCGACCCGCGACTCGCTCCCTACCGCCCCGCCCGCTTCCTCACGGCTCGGCCCTAG
- a CDS encoding ClbS/DfsB family four-helix bundle protein — MGEKQTLLKEAQEAYTELQRSMAGLDEARASDRWLGTWGVREILIHASGWLQEMRPALDRLGRGEAPYPDGVSYDDADGWNARFVEARQGVKLPDVLAELETSHRDFMAAAQALPEEHFAPDTAGRSLFEGCTSQHYREHASQIGEWRRDAR; from the coding sequence ATGGGAGAGAAGCAGACCCTATTGAAGGAAGCGCAGGAGGCCTACACGGAGCTGCAGCGAAGCATGGCCGGGCTCGACGAGGCTCGGGCAAGCGACCGGTGGCTTGGCACGTGGGGAGTGCGGGAGATCCTCATCCACGCTTCAGGCTGGCTCCAGGAGATGAGGCCGGCCCTCGACCGCCTCGGGCGGGGCGAGGCGCCCTACCCCGACGGCGTCTCCTACGACGACGCCGACGGGTGGAACGCGAGATTCGTCGAGGCCCGCCAAGGGGTGAAGCTCCCCGACGTCCTTGCCGAGCTCGAGACATCCCACCGGGACTTCATGGCGGCGGCCCAGGCTCTCCCCGAGGAGCACTTCGCGCCAGATACCGCGGGCCGGAGCTTGTTCGAGGGCTGCACCTCGCAACACTACCGGGAGCACGCGAGTCAGATCGGCGAGTGGCGACGGGACGCCCGATGA
- a CDS encoding MGMT family protein produces the protein MTESRIARISGAPRSSVPPPPIAEVIERVREHLQGHAQDLRDIAVDLNGADPFARQVYEAAREIPSGQTRTYGELARALGQPTEAQAVGQALGRNPIALIIPCHRIVAAGGKPGGFSARGGRATKARLLAIEGATAPPVQLELRATRGVKGSGRRLLRPGRVGLQDLTPK, from the coding sequence ATGACTGAATCGAGAATCGCGCGGATCTCCGGCGCGCCCCGGTCGAGCGTACCCCCGCCGCCAATTGCCGAGGTCATCGAGAGGGTACGCGAGCACCTCCAGGGCCACGCCCAGGATCTTCGCGACATCGCCGTCGACCTGAACGGAGCGGATCCGTTCGCCCGACAGGTGTACGAGGCCGCTCGAGAGATCCCGTCGGGACAGACGAGGACCTACGGCGAGCTTGCCAGGGCCCTGGGCCAACCGACCGAAGCCCAGGCGGTTGGGCAGGCTCTGGGAAGAAATCCCATCGCCCTCATCATCCCGTGCCATCGCATCGTGGCCGCGGGCGGCAAGCCGGGGGGATTCTCCGCTCGCGGGGGACGAGCGACCAAGGCGAGGCTGCTGGCCATCGAGGGCGCGACGGCTCCGCCGGTCCAGCTCGAGCTGAGAGCCACCCGCGGTGTAAAGGGGTCGGGGAGGCGGCTACTCCGCCCGGGGCGTGTTGGATTGCAGGACCTGACCCCGAAGTAA
- a CDS encoding glycosyltransferase, with product MASKRATLGAAKAGRSALRPTLVLHTEASLGLGGQEIRILTETRWLLAHGWNALIACQPESRLLAEARASELPVVAVRMRGPVDPAGFLALRRLIRRAGVDIVHTHSSVDSWLATLAARSSGRPVVRGRHVSIPILRRRALVYRLADRVITTGDTIKAIVEGAGVPAAKVTSVPAGVDTSRFHAHVSGQAVREELGLGSTVPLIGLVANVRGSKGHEVFLGAARVVLGALHEARFLIVGDGVGFADVDRRVRDMGLEGAVVMTGFRRDIPEVMAALDVLVLPSTRSEATSQVIPQALAVGTPVVASAIGGIPEIVRDGETGCLVPPGDAVALAESILMLLQDPVRASALARAGQALVHERYTVDSMMTSTTAVYRELLRGQVLQSNTPRAE from the coding sequence ATGGCATCCAAGCGGGCGACGCTCGGAGCGGCGAAGGCCGGGCGCTCCGCCCTCAGGCCCACCCTCGTCCTGCACACCGAAGCGTCGCTCGGCCTCGGGGGACAGGAAATCCGGATCCTCACCGAGACGCGCTGGCTCCTCGCCCACGGATGGAACGCGCTCATCGCCTGCCAGCCGGAGAGCCGGCTCCTTGCCGAGGCCCGCGCCAGCGAGCTGCCGGTGGTGGCGGTGAGGATGCGCGGTCCCGTCGATCCCGCGGGCTTCCTCGCCCTTCGACGGCTGATCCGCCGCGCCGGCGTCGACATCGTCCACACGCACAGCTCGGTGGATAGCTGGCTCGCCACGCTGGCCGCTCGCTCATCGGGTCGGCCGGTGGTGCGCGGTCGCCACGTCAGCATCCCCATCCTCCGCCGCCGCGCCCTCGTCTATCGGCTGGCCGACCGCGTCATCACCACGGGTGACACCATCAAGGCCATCGTGGAGGGCGCGGGAGTCCCCGCGGCGAAGGTGACCTCCGTGCCCGCCGGAGTCGACACCTCCCGCTTCCATGCCCACGTGTCCGGCCAGGCGGTGCGAGAAGAGCTGGGGCTCGGGTCCACCGTTCCGTTGATCGGGCTCGTGGCCAACGTCCGCGGCTCCAAGGGTCACGAGGTCTTCCTGGGCGCCGCCCGTGTCGTGCTCGGCGCCCTCCACGAGGCGCGCTTTCTGATCGTCGGCGACGGCGTCGGCTTCGCTGACGTGGACCGCCGGGTGCGGGACATGGGCCTCGAGGGCGCCGTGGTGATGACGGGCTTCCGGCGGGACATTCCTGAGGTCATGGCCGCCCTCGACGTCCTCGTGCTCCCGTCCACGAGGTCGGAGGCCACCTCGCAGGTGATCCCGCAGGCGCTGGCCGTCGGCACGCCCGTGGTCGCCTCTGCGATCGGCGGCATTCCCGAGATCGTGCGCGATGGCGAGACGGGGTGCCTGGTGCCCCCGGGCGACGCCGTCGCGCTGGCCGAGTCCATCCTCATGCTGCTTCAGGATCCCGTGCGCGCGAGCGCGCTCGCCCGCGCCGGCCAGGCCCTCGTCCACGAGCGCTATACGGTCGACTCGATGATGACGAGCACGACCGCCGTGTACCGGGAGTTACTTCGGGGTCAGGTCCTGCAATCCAACACGCCCCGGGCGGAGTAG
- a CDS encoding LLM class flavin-dependent oxidoreductase yields the protein MKFGIFYEHQLPRPWGPDSEHRLLQDSLTQIELADGLGYDYAWEVEHHFLEEYSHSSAPEVFLGAASQRTSRIRLGHGIIQLPTNHPIRVAERVATLDLLSGGRVELGLGEGQGPVELHPFGRRVRDKREVWEEAVRVLIPCFTQEAIEFHGQFFDFPARNVIPKPFQKPHPPLWVACSNITTIGSAGQWGMGALGFQFVTPEAARAWVSEYYANLIDHPAKLADYPTNANIAMVSAFMCAPTDEEAQAKAAGWTFFVFCLSHYGKHGMAEPGRGNMWQLYQEWRHTPKAQETLRAGLIGSPDTIRRRLREFEAAHVDQVILLNQTGRTPHEDICASLELFAREVMPEFHGREAAHQRWKDDVLSGRAGLERLDTSAHKVYAHQNEDIVRLTPEELKRKMAEKEAARAAGEVS from the coding sequence ATGAAGTTCGGGATCTTCTACGAGCATCAGCTCCCGCGGCCCTGGGGGCCCGACAGCGAGCATCGGCTCCTGCAGGACTCGCTGACCCAGATCGAGCTGGCCGACGGGCTCGGCTATGACTACGCGTGGGAGGTGGAGCACCACTTCCTCGAGGAGTACTCGCACTCCTCCGCGCCGGAAGTCTTCCTCGGCGCGGCGAGCCAGCGCACGAGCCGGATCCGGCTCGGTCACGGGATCATCCAGCTTCCCACCAATCATCCGATTCGCGTGGCGGAGCGCGTGGCTACCCTCGATCTCCTGAGCGGCGGCCGCGTGGAGCTGGGTCTCGGCGAGGGGCAGGGGCCCGTGGAGCTCCATCCGTTCGGGCGGCGCGTGCGCGACAAGCGGGAGGTGTGGGAGGAAGCGGTGCGTGTGCTCATCCCGTGCTTCACGCAGGAGGCCATCGAGTTCCACGGTCAGTTCTTCGACTTCCCGGCGCGAAACGTCATTCCCAAGCCCTTCCAGAAGCCGCACCCCCCTCTGTGGGTCGCCTGCTCCAATATCACGACCATCGGCAGCGCCGGGCAATGGGGGATGGGAGCGCTCGGCTTCCAGTTCGTGACGCCGGAAGCCGCGCGCGCCTGGGTGAGCGAGTACTACGCCAACCTGATCGACCACCCGGCCAAGCTCGCCGACTATCCGACCAATGCCAATATCGCCATGGTCAGCGCCTTCATGTGTGCGCCCACCGACGAGGAGGCGCAGGCCAAGGCGGCGGGCTGGACCTTCTTCGTGTTCTGCCTCTCGCACTACGGCAAGCACGGCATGGCCGAGCCCGGGCGCGGCAACATGTGGCAGCTCTACCAGGAGTGGCGGCACACGCCCAAGGCCCAGGAAACGCTGCGGGCGGGCTTGATCGGCTCGCCCGACACGATCAGGCGGCGGCTGCGCGAGTTCGAGGCCGCGCACGTGGACCAGGTGATCCTGCTCAACCAGACCGGACGCACGCCTCACGAGGACATCTGCGCCAGCCTCGAGCTCTTCGCCCGCGAGGTCATGCCCGAGTTCCACGGGCGGGAGGCCGCGCATCAGCGCTGGAAGGACGATGTGCTCTCCGGGCGCGCGGGGCTCGAGCGGCTCGACACGTCGGCGCACAAGGTCTATGCCCACCAGAACGAGGACATCGTCCGGCTCACCCCGGAAGAGCTCAAGCGCAAGATGGCCGAGAAGGAAGCGGCGCGGGCAGCGGGCGAAGTTTCTTAA